The following is a genomic window from Vitis vinifera cultivar Pinot Noir 40024 chromosome 6, ASM3070453v1.
TTTAGTGTGAGTGAAATAGAGGCACCATACGAGCTGTTTAAGAAGGTCAGCAGCGCTGTGATTGATGGCGGTACATTCAATGGTTTGAGTTTGACGCAGGGTTTTCAGAATTTGATGATCCCAATCCACAAGTTGATTGAGTAAGCACAGTTATGATCAGGATTTCATCCCTGCATGGCCATTCCTCACCAACTCCCCCACTCAAGTATTTTTGCATGGAGCCTTAGGCACGTGTCCTCCTTTCTTTTATTCTTCatcatctttgattttaaaacaaTTGCCCCATGTCCcgttttgtaaatattttcttcaattcatCTTTTCAAATAATCCCGACTCCTCTACTTTCACCTTTCGTTTTTTTAAGATACCAAAAAtcctattttcaataaaatttggttgccattttctttccggcaagccacttttgaattttctttgttttctaaaaatgttttaaaataaacaaggattaaattctgtaattccgaataatggaatttatgaaattaattcatgcaaaataaaagggctttggtgggggccaacatcaaatgaattttcatcaaataaaactGAATTTGAGTGAAATGCCATGTGTGATGTTGATAGTTCTTTATCTGTTTACTGACTCGCGggctatattttatattcattaattgtgcactaaccccatttcttgatagcgcatgatggtgtattcattgattttctcatcattgtcacgtcagctttattttattagtaaagacccgactttagggacttagaggggtgctacggtctttatcgtaccttcccgataagtaacctgacccccgaacctaatccgatttttcgtagaccaaccttttccaaaacaaggagtcacacttagggtttttctttcttattttgtttaccttttaaaaataaaacaaaaataagtggcgactccaagtcatttttcttaatcaataaaaatcaatttttcaaataaaaatcgagctcgtcatcgagtgagaaacgcatgagccgaaatgcggggtccacactccTACTCTTGATCTTGTAGCATTTTGTGATGTCTATTGGGCCTTTAATCCTAATGACCGAAGATTAACTTCAGGATTTGGTGTATATTTTGGTTCAAATTTAGTCACTTGGCAGTCAAAGAAATATATTGTATTTAGATCAAGTATAAAAACAAAGTACAGAAGCCTAGCTAGTTTGGTTGCAGAAATCACTTGGTTACTATCTCTTCtctcataaattaaaatcactttgAATACACCACCAGTTATTTGGTGTGATAATCTTAGCATTGTTATGTTTGTTGCTAATCCAATATTACATGCCATGACAAAACACATTGAATTGGATTTATATTTTGTCAAGGGAAAGGTTTTGCAAAGAAAGGTTTCAGTCCAACATGTGCCTTCCATTGATCAAGTAGTAGATGCCTTGACAAAAGCTATCTCAAGCACTCAGTTTGTAAATCTAAGAAACAAACTCAAAGAAGAAAATCTTTCTACGTTAAGTTTGAAGGAGAATGTTAAGAGATAGTTTCATATGGTTACAAGATGTACACGTGTCATATGCtcattggtttttttattattgttagaGAATTTGTTAGTTAGGTCTACTATATATATTACTCTGTAAATAGCATaataaagaaagagagaaaaataaattagaaaatcacTTTACTTTCTCAGTTTCTGTTACGTTCCTTTCTTATCTATGTTACTTTCTTTACACCCAGTATCCCCTCATAGCTCAAATATATCTCTATAGTGCTTACCCAAGTGAAATGAATCTTTAGAGCTTACCCAAATCAAATGAATCAGAAATAGGATAAAATTGATGGACAGACACTGATATAAAGGTGAAATGAATACTGTATTGGTTGACTTTGGAGAAGGGTGAGAATTACTGTGTTGGAGATCACCATTTCCAAGAGGTGGGCATTAAAAAGAACCTGGAGAACTGTTCAGTTGATCCTAACATTCCCCGTCTGATTCAAAAGAAAATGGCATCAACCATCTCAGATTCAGCGACGATGAGGTGTATACTTTTTTTGAGCTACAAGTTGTAAACTACAACCCATAACTGTTGAGAATAAAAAGGCACTTGCCTATTCTtaattactatttatttttggttttcagATGTGCGCTTGTAACCGGAGCAAGTAAAGGAATTGGACTAGAGATATGCAGACAGTTAGCTTCTAATGGAGTCATGGTGGTATTAACAGCTAGAGATGAGAAGAGGGGTCTTGAAGCTGTGGCAAAGCTTCACGAATCTAGCCTGTCTAATGTAGTTTTTCATCAGCTTGAAGTGATGGATGCCAAGAGTATCACTACCTTGGCAAAATTCATTGTGACCCGTTATGGGAAGCTTGATATTTTAGTAAGGAATCAACCCTTTTTGGAAGGAcatttttttactcattttccttctgctatggaaaaaaaattcttaggGTTTCGCGAGTTTGAGATTAGTATGATACCTAACTTAGAGGATCCTGAAAATTTTATACCTCAATCAGGAAGCAAAGCAAAAACATTTTAATCATGTAGAGAAACATTTCTTGTTGCCTTACTTCATTTTACTATGATATTAACAATAAACGCAAATTTGAGaattcaagaaaatgaaaatcaggTAATCTGCCATTCATTTTTAGCATATTAGGAGAATCAGAGGGATTCTGAATTGATTATAGcaatatgaaatcaaaatttcatgCAGGTGAATAATGCAGGGGTTAGTGGAGCCATTACCGACTGGGAAGCATTTAAGACCTTATACCTTGAGGATAGTAAGGTATGTAATTACATGCTCTTGAAAAATCATAACTAGGAAGTCTAAGCTCATTATCAATGTCTATCAACCATATATTGAAAtgaataattttgtttcatttctaaatttaaagagGACAGAGTCTGATAGAATCCATGACTCAATATTGTTTCACTCTTGCAGAATAATACTAATGTAGCTGAATTGCTGAATAAAGCCTCAAAGGAAACTTATGGGTTGGCTGAAGAATGTGTAAAAACAAACTACTATGGCACCAAAGGAGTGACTGAGGCCCTTTTTCCATGCCTTCTGCTATCAAATTCAGGAAGAATTGTGAATGTGTCTTCAAGTCTTGGAAGCCTTCAGGTATGTAAATGTAATTGCACCTTCAAGGGGAAATTCTAAAACCAAATTCAAAGTTTATAATGCACTAGTCCTGTCTACCATTTCCATTAATGTTGAGCTCTTCCTTATTTTATCAGTTTGTCTCCAATGAAAGGGTCAGAATGGAGCTAAATGATGTTGATGTACTCTCAGTAGAGAGATTAGATGAGATAGTGAATGAATTCCTCAATGATGTTAAGGAGGACAGGTTACATGACAGAGGCTGGCCAACTCAGACATCTGCATATACAATCTCCAAAGCAGCCGTGAATGCCTACACAAGGATTGTTGCCAAATCATACCCAAGTCTCCTCATAAATTGTGTCTGTCCTGGTTTCGTCAAAACTGATATAAATTCCAACACCGGTTTCTTTCCTGTTGAAGTGGGTGCCAAAGGCGCTGTTATGTTGGCTTTGCTTCCAGAGGGAGGACCTTCTGGCCTCTTTTTCGAAAAGATGGAGGCATCAACCTTTTGATCATAAGTCAGTTATAAGAACGAGTTGGTTTTCCGCTTTATGCATTTCCTATGGTGGTATTTGTAAGGTTATCGAAGTTTTCCTATGCTTTGCTGAGACAATTGGGTGATAGCTGTGAAATTTCTCTTGTATTCGGTGTAATAATTATGAACTTTAGCTCTCTGTGTGAAATTGATAATCCTTTTAAAAGTAAGAAGTAGGAAACCAGTCTCATCCCTTACTTTGGAATGTTCATGTATTATTCATCTCATTATATGCAACCAGttcttatttaataaagaaattcCACGGGGTAGGACATGGGATTGGAAGCTCAATCTGAACACTCATTCAGGGCTTCCACATCTGGTCAAGGGCGGCGCATTGATCACATTTACAATGACCTGCTtcttatgaaataaaaattgtccattTACACTCTAAGACGCCGCATCCTCACACGTATATCACAACACTGAACACGCCAAAACATGGCCAACTCATACATCTGCATATTATTCTCCAAGGCAGCTGTCAATACGCACAAGGATCATTGCTAAATTGTATCCCTGTTTCTACGTCCATTGTTTTTGTCCTGGTTTCGCTACCACTGATATGACTTCCAACAATggaatattttctttccatattCAGGAAGAATGGTGAACGTGTCTGCAAGTTTTGGGAAGCTTCATGTGTGTCCAGGTTTCAGCAGAGCTGATATGGCTGAGCATTCCCATGCCCAATCCACCAAAGAAATGGGCCCGAGTTGTAAAAGCCCCAACCCCACTTAAAGATCAGCTTTGAGGTGGACCAAGCAAAGCCCAATCCAGAAAATAACTGAACTTGGGTTGCAGCTAGAGCTCTGCCGATAGCCATGGAGCAAAGAATAGAAAAATGGCATTAGAAGTCAAGAATTTTGTGCGACAAAGATAGAAAGGTAGAGAGAGAGTTGAATGGACCAGCAACCCCCGCTCAATTCCTCAGAGGATGTGGCCTCACAAGTCTTTACACAGTTTCCCTACAACTAGCTGGATTGCATTCCACCCTAACCGTGTGGGCCACTCTTCTCCACCAAAAGTATGAAGCCTGAATGGGTATGATATCGATGTCCTTTTCTTGTatttaaatatatgtatttcAACATGTTTTCAAGCTATAAAGTAAAATGATTTGAAAGAGATCAAACCATCCTATCTATGATTCTATACTCTCCACATCCTAATTCTTCCcgccttcttcatcttcttcaattCCCACCACTTTTgacaaattaaaatgatttttaaaacattatattttgttttagtcaTTGACACTTTTCTCCCTAAGTCATTTTCAAGTTATTAACTAAAATACTctcaacatttttaaaaaataaaaacattgcaAAAAGATAAATCAGATATCATGAAACAATCATTTTATATCTGACCAAATATTCCAAAAAACCCACCATCCATGCAACCACCAAATCCCAATCCCCAAAACTTTGATCATCCTATTATCCTACCTCACCAATTCCAACTAGGCAAGGCATAGGGACACAAACCCAGCTTTTACTTTAACTAATAACTACTAATTACCCTCCTCCCTCCATTGGTTAAAGCCTTAAAGGACAAAATCCCCCATCATTCTGCACACTGCGAGACCCAAAGCCGCGTGAGCACACGGACCGGACCCTGTCAGCCCCAAAAACAAAATTGGAAAAGGTCGGGTAGCAGTGCAGACTGCAGAGAGAGCAGCTTTTCACCgtcttcctttcctttcctttttttatttttttatttttaaattataattaataaaaaaggtCGAGTTGGGAATCCAAGACATGAAATGAAGTGACGACCCACCTAAGACCTAAAAGGCCAAATCAACAGAGAATTGGGACCCACACGGTTGAACAAAGTTGGCATCatgattcttttatttttttcttttaatgttttttatggGGTACCCGACAGGTAATAGCCGTTATGACCCCACATTGGCGACTAATCCACTACCCGTCCATGTATTCAAAGTGAATTAGGTATATTCCACCTCCACGTAGCCTCAATTATTATCATGTTATCAACCTCCacttttattccattttttattattattattccttctttttttaattacaaaattggTTCCTCTAGATTTTCTATGCCAAGCCATCACAAATCTCAAAGTTTTTGGATTACTAGATATTTTGTCCAGTTGTGtgtcattttgcatttcatGTCACACGTGACTACATCTTCCAAGTGGatttaccaaaaaaaacaaatctaagaaaattaagaatataaatCCCAtttgtaaaggaaaatgattagAAAAACATTTACATTGTATTATCTTATTTAGGATAAAAGAGAAAGTTTTTATAACCATACATATGAACTCTTCCTTACTACTCTTTTAtactcaaaaataataatatttttatgtttaaataatATCTCATCTTTCATAAAAgcaattctaataaaatattattgccaaggattataaattaaaaataattttactaaaATCCCACTAAACAATTcatatatattgatcgataagGTCTAACAGGatcataatttcaaaaaactctaaaaatattctttttttcaatgttttcgGTAGACTTTTGGCACTTGAATTCTATGTGGTATGTTAACGTTACAATAATTCCAAAACATTTCTACaactatattaaaatttaacacCCGTGCTCTTTAATCAATCCGTTATGATTCAAACCATTTACAAACCCAAAATTTAATGCCATTTTAAAATAccacatatataaaattttaaattaataaaattattcaataatagTATgggttaaaatttaaaacacatGTTTAGAAAATTAGGGGATCTAATATATGACAAGGAAAATAGGCTTGGCTAGGGTCTTAATGATATTAtgtgttgaaaagtttgaagggGCTCACAAATTCAGACCATGTTCCCAATTGGTCCACAGCCATAACATTGGACCTAGAGAGGGCGTTAAAAGTGACCATGAAAAGACGCCACTGTCATTCTTTATCCCGATGAGTAAGAGTAAgagatatttcttttgaaataaaCGTACATATAAATATTGGtttaacattaaataaaataatatgatacaGAAAAGTGGGGTAATTGAGTGAAAAGTCCGTGGAGAAGGGTTGCACCGAAAAGGAGTGGTGGACTGAGGACTATATGGTTGAATGGTTCTACCTTATTGATGGATAtgttttgtattaaaaaaataattacaattataGTATAATGAATTGATATGTTGCTAAAGTGATCTTGTAATGATTTTCCCTGTCTCCCCCTTTTGCATGTCGTGACAATTTACctgaattattttatgtatttttaactTAGTCTAGTTACACTCACCCTCTATCTTTATCCCTTTATTgtgattatatttttataattactaGGGATACCTGTGAAGGAAAAggaatattgaaaatgattcaTGGGGTGGGCCCTATAGGGTAGAATTTATATTACTTTACATTTTTCAAGAGCTTTTTTATAATGGGttaattttattagtattttctaaagttttgattaaataccattaatttttatatagatttaaagttttatcaaatatctctCTTATTTTGAATGAGAAATGGGGTgagtgaaaattaaaaattaaaataatatgaataatatttgataaagTTTCAAACCAATTCAGATCATGTATTTTTAATCAATGTCTTAGAGaaggtaaatgaaattaacttaaaattttaaaaatgagatattcaattaattaattatttaaatgttcATAAACCTTATTGTGGCTCATT
Proteins encoded in this region:
- the LOC100246450 gene encoding salutaridine reductase is translated as MASTISDSATMRCALVTGASKGIGLEICRQLASNGVMVVLTARDEKRGLEAVAKLHESSLSNVVFHQLEVMDAKSITTLAKFIVTRYGKLDILVNNAGVSGAITDWEAFKTLYLEDSKNNTNVAELLNKASKETYGLAEECVKTNYYGTKGVTEALFPCLLLSNSGRIVNVSSSLGSLQFVSNERVRMELNDVDVLSVERLDEIVNEFLNDVKEDRLHDRGWPTQTSAYTISKAAVNAYTRIVAKSYPSLLINCVCPGFVKTDINSNTGFFPVEVGAKGAVMLALLPEGGPSGLFFEKMEASTF